A section of the Streptomyces xinghaiensis S187 genome encodes:
- a CDS encoding D-alanyl-D-alanine carboxypeptidase family protein — protein MDKPPGITQRAGVAATALLALLTCCTVPTAHADERQDGRHGPRSAVRDARPLSAPGLHVPRGRAAQTLPRDLSARSWMVSDARTGRVLAARNAHLRLPPASTLKMLFALTLLPRFPQDGLRTVRPADLRAVGSGSSMVGLRPGHRYTVADLWRGVFLASGNDAVHVLAAMNGSVENTVRQMRARARMLGAHDTRVVSPDGYDAPGQVSSAYDLSLFARAGLAQPYFARYAGLATTRFPTGRDERGRALGTYAVQNTNRLLGGGPGVEPYPGLVGVKNGYTTHAGNTLAAAARRDGRTLVVTVMNPRSGRPHAVYEETRSLLDWGFSVADDAPSVGTLNPAPARAAEPLHGPPAAVRSAGTATAPEGTASAAGRLLPYAGAAAVLCAALAWALRPVLRRRRARRAAFAHGYRGPRGRGPDGGGPW, from the coding sequence ATGGACAAGCCCCCCGGAATCACCCAGCGGGCCGGTGTGGCGGCCACCGCCCTTCTCGCCCTCCTCACCTGCTGCACCGTGCCCACGGCCCACGCGGACGAGCGGCAGGACGGGCGGCACGGTCCCCGCTCCGCGGTCCGCGACGCACGCCCCCTGTCCGCCCCCGGCCTCCACGTGCCGCGCGGCCGGGCGGCACAGACCCTGCCCCGGGACCTGTCCGCCCGGTCGTGGATGGTCTCCGACGCCCGGACCGGCCGGGTGCTGGCCGCCCGGAACGCCCACCTCAGGCTGCCGCCCGCCAGCACCCTCAAGATGCTGTTCGCCCTCACCCTGCTGCCCAGGTTCCCGCAGGACGGGCTGCGCACCGTGCGGCCGGCGGACCTCCGGGCGGTGGGCTCCGGCAGCAGCATGGTCGGGCTCCGGCCGGGCCACCGGTACACGGTCGCCGACCTCTGGCGCGGCGTCTTCCTCGCCTCCGGCAACGACGCGGTGCACGTCCTGGCCGCGATGAACGGCTCGGTGGAGAACACCGTCCGGCAGATGCGGGCCAGGGCACGGATGCTCGGCGCACACGACACCCGGGTGGTCTCCCCCGACGGCTACGACGCCCCGGGGCAGGTCTCCTCGGCGTACGACCTGAGCCTCTTCGCTCGGGCCGGGCTCGCCCAGCCGTACTTCGCGCGCTACGCCGGCCTCGCCACTACGCGCTTCCCCACCGGCCGGGACGAGCGGGGGCGGGCTTTGGGCACCTACGCGGTCCAGAACACCAACCGGCTGCTCGGCGGCGGGCCGGGGGTGGAGCCGTATCCGGGCCTCGTCGGGGTGAAGAACGGTTACACCACCCACGCCGGGAACACCCTCGCGGCGGCCGCGCGACGGGACGGCCGCACGCTGGTGGTCACCGTCATGAACCCCCGCTCCGGCCGCCCCCACGCCGTCTACGAGGAGACCCGGTCCCTGCTCGACTGGGGCTTCTCCGTCGCCGACGACGCCCCGTCGGTCGGCACCCTCAACCCGGCGCCCGCCCGGGCCGCCGAACCGCTGCACGGTCCCCCGGCGGCCGTACGGAGCGCCGGTACCGCAACCGCGCCGGAGGGCACCGCCTCCGCCGCCGGGCGGCTGCTCCCGTACGCCGGGGCGGCGGCCGTCCTCTGCGCCGCGCTGGCCTGGGCCCTGCGGCCGGTGCTGCGCCGGCGGCGGGCCCGGCGGGCGGCGTTCGCGCACGGGTACCGGGGCCCGCGGGGACGCGGCCCGGACGGCGGCGGGCCGTGGTGA
- a CDS encoding SCO0930 family lipoprotein, with protein sequence MRKWQSASIAVTAAAVMLLTACGQKPGGAGANAAQPAGQAEAAVPQDPGGGYGESGSTGAAQKAKPAGQLTIGDSEELGPVLTDSAGFTLYRFDKDTANPPKSACEGECVKAWPPVPAADVSSTSGIDAALLGEVTRSDGTKQLTVDGWPMYRYAKDTEPWQTNGQGVGGTWHAAAPDGKKAQPGSETGGEPAGSAPAGGSEAGADLPAISAVKDAELGEILRDAEGRTLYRFTKDSAWPMKSNCVGKCEELWKPARPVDLKDVEDIDPKLLTTFKRPDGSKQLTVDCWPLYWYTGDEKPGDTNGQGVGGTWFAVAPSGKLIKS encoded by the coding sequence ATGAGGAAGTGGCAGAGCGCCTCGATCGCGGTGACGGCGGCAGCGGTGATGCTGTTGACGGCCTGTGGCCAGAAGCCGGGCGGCGCCGGTGCGAACGCGGCGCAGCCGGCGGGACAGGCGGAGGCCGCCGTCCCGCAGGACCCGGGAGGTGGTTACGGAGAGAGCGGCAGCACCGGCGCGGCCCAGAAGGCCAAGCCCGCGGGGCAGCTGACCATCGGCGACAGCGAGGAGCTCGGTCCGGTTCTGACCGACAGCGCGGGGTTCACCCTCTACCGCTTCGACAAGGACACCGCGAACCCGCCGAAGTCCGCCTGCGAGGGCGAATGCGTCAAGGCGTGGCCTCCGGTCCCGGCCGCCGACGTCTCGTCGACCAGCGGCATCGACGCCGCCCTGCTGGGCGAGGTCACCCGGTCGGACGGCACCAAGCAGCTGACCGTGGACGGCTGGCCGATGTACCGCTACGCCAAGGACACCGAGCCCTGGCAGACCAACGGCCAGGGCGTGGGCGGCACCTGGCACGCGGCGGCGCCGGACGGCAAGAAGGCGCAGCCCGGCAGCGAGACGGGCGGCGAGCCCGCGGGCAGCGCGCCCGCCGGCGGCTCCGAAGCCGGTGCGGACCTGCCCGCCATCTCGGCGGTCAAGGACGCCGAGCTCGGCGAGATCCTGCGCGACGCCGAGGGCCGCACGCTCTACCGGTTCACCAAGGACAGCGCCTGGCCGATGAAGTCCAACTGCGTCGGCAAGTGCGAGGAGCTGTGGAAGCCGGCCCGGCCGGTCGACCTGAAGGACGTCGAGGACATCGACCCCAAGCTGCTGACCACCTTCAAGCGCCCGGACGGCAGCAAGCAGCTGACCGTCGACTGCTGGCCGCTGTACTGGTACACCGGTGACGAGAAGCCGGGCGACACCAACGGCCAGGGCGTCGGCGGCACCTGGTTCGCCGTCGCGCCCAGCGGAAAGCTGATCAAGAGCTGA